Proteins found in one Cloacibacillus sp. genomic segment:
- the fusA gene encoding elongation factor G, with translation MGTRKPEDIRSIALISHGGAGKTTLNETFLFDAGQISRLGRIEDKNTVSDFDSEEQKRGISISTTLSTIPYKNKTLYVMDTPGFADFVGEQRCAMRVADGALVLVNATAGVEVQTQSVWEFAETFETPAIFFISKLDRENTDFDEVVDDIRENISERATPLFLPIGRELQFKGLVNVLTGKAYMYKGDGTKDFTECAAPAEMEEAIASARETLVERAVEADDELMMRYLDGEEISIEELLGVLRKAICARSIYPIIPGSATLNVGVQQLMDVIVDYMPSPKDMLKRAALKGEEVVNIPPDENGHFLAFVFKVMVDPYVGKLSFVKVFSGHMTSDQTIYNVTQEQEERVSSFRLMKGKDSVETKEIILGDIVAIPKLESTIAGDTLGLKGEVLQFRPIQFPKPVYSVAVVPKSRADEDKLGNAITKTLKEDRTLSYTKDPETNDAVLSGMGDMHLDIMLSKIKERYKVDLETRTPKVPYRETIKKKASAQGKHKKQSGGRGQYGDVWFELAPLEKNAGIEFIDRVVGGAVPRNFIPAAEKGLREAAARGFLAGYPSTDFSCALFDGSYHDVDSSEMAFKIAASIAYKKCMEQANPILMEPVMNVVVTVPEDCLGDVMGDFNSRRGRIMGIDSEGKLQIVKAQCPLSEMFRYAIILRSMTSGRGSFSMEYSHYEEVPGDIAKKVIDQAAKDRKEEEE, from the coding sequence ATGGGGACACGTAAACCGGAGGACATTCGCAGCATTGCGCTCATTTCACATGGAGGCGCTGGCAAGACCACTCTCAACGAAACATTTCTTTTTGACGCGGGACAAATTTCCCGCCTAGGACGAATCGAAGACAAGAACACAGTCTCTGACTTTGATTCAGAGGAACAGAAGCGCGGCATTTCAATAAGCACAACTCTTTCAACAATCCCGTACAAAAATAAGACCTTATATGTCATGGACACGCCCGGCTTTGCCGACTTTGTCGGAGAGCAGCGCTGCGCGATGCGCGTGGCCGACGGAGCGCTCGTCCTCGTGAACGCCACCGCTGGCGTCGAAGTGCAGACGCAGAGCGTATGGGAATTTGCCGAGACCTTTGAAACGCCGGCAATATTCTTCATAAGCAAACTTGACAGAGAAAATACCGACTTTGACGAAGTCGTAGATGATATACGCGAAAACATTTCCGAGCGCGCAACGCCGCTCTTTCTGCCGATAGGCCGCGAACTCCAGTTCAAGGGGCTAGTCAACGTCCTCACCGGCAAAGCCTATATGTACAAAGGCGACGGCACAAAAGATTTCACAGAGTGCGCCGCCCCCGCGGAGATGGAAGAGGCCATCGCCTCCGCGCGTGAAACGCTCGTAGAGCGTGCCGTCGAAGCCGACGACGAACTGATGATGCGCTACCTTGACGGAGAGGAAATATCAATAGAAGAACTTCTCGGCGTGCTGCGCAAAGCAATATGCGCGCGCTCCATATATCCCATCATCCCGGGCTCCGCTACGCTGAACGTAGGCGTGCAGCAGCTCATGGACGTCATCGTCGACTACATGCCGTCGCCGAAGGACATGCTTAAACGCGCGGCGCTCAAAGGTGAAGAGGTCGTAAACATCCCGCCCGACGAAAACGGACATTTCCTCGCCTTCGTCTTCAAAGTCATGGTCGACCCCTATGTAGGCAAACTCTCGTTCGTCAAAGTATTCTCGGGCCACATGACGAGCGACCAGACCATCTACAACGTCACGCAGGAACAGGAAGAGCGCGTAAGCTCCTTCCGCCTCATGAAAGGCAAAGACAGCGTTGAAACAAAAGAAATAATCCTGGGCGACATCGTAGCCATCCCGAAGCTTGAAAGCACCATCGCGGGAGATACGCTCGGCCTCAAGGGCGAAGTGCTCCAGTTCCGCCCGATACAGTTCCCGAAGCCCGTCTACAGCGTAGCCGTAGTTCCAAAAAGCCGCGCCGACGAAGACAAGCTCGGAAACGCCATCACAAAGACGCTCAAAGAGGACCGGACTCTCTCCTACACGAAAGACCCGGAGACGAACGACGCCGTCCTTTCAGGAATGGGCGACATGCACCTCGACATCATGCTCTCAAAGATAAAAGAACGCTACAAAGTAGACCTCGAAACGCGCACCCCGAAAGTTCCCTACCGCGAGACGATAAAGAAAAAGGCGAGCGCCCAGGGCAAACACAAGAAACAGTCCGGCGGACGCGGCCAGTACGGCGACGTCTGGTTTGAGCTCGCTCCTCTTGAAAAGAACGCCGGCATCGAATTTATCGACCGCGTAGTCGGAGGCGCCGTACCGCGCAACTTCATCCCGGCCGCGGAAAAGGGACTTCGCGAAGCCGCCGCGCGCGGATTCCTCGCGGGATACCCGTCAACAGACTTCTCCTGCGCGCTATTCGACGGTTCCTACCACGACGTCGACTCATCTGAAATGGCCTTTAAAATCGCGGCCAGCATCGCCTACAAAAAGTGCATGGAACAGGCAAACCCGATACTGATGGAGCCCGTCATGAACGTAGTCGTGACGGTGCCGGAGGACTGCCTCGGAGACGTCATGGGCGACTTCAACAGCCGCCGCGGACGCATCATGGGCATCGACAGCGAAGGCAAACTCCAGATAGTCAAGGCCCAGTGCCCGCTGTCAGAAATGTTCCGCTACGCCATCATCCTGCGCTCAATGACCTCGGGACGCGGCTCCTTCTCAATGGAATACAGCCATTACGAAGAGGTGCCCGGCGACATAGCCAAAAAGGTCATCGACCAGGCCGCGAAGGATCGCAAAGAGGAAGAAGAATAG
- a CDS encoding MFS transporter yields the protein MKNIKQITLIFLAYYGITCFSNIYFIFGPFYEKMGATPQQTGLFLSLFYFVMLICRPLGSKVMEKFDIRRALVGSSALCAAASVGVALSLHCVPLLLFFRALTGLCVSVFAVSAIAAQSLLLDEKARGFGFALFTTGSLLPMATIVPFCDWLQQNNYDTLYLWLPAATALLCTAVSWPVKNLNYHGEHKKAWGSYADLLKTPAIPALLATAMVMSLADAMTLSVASLANERFITVSAFMIASSLAGIAIRTIAFSLIAKIPRVHLAAPAAALMGAGLIGLSLSSGGAAFMAFGALFGIGIGIGFPVDLALVGDLLAPEYRPKATGLVLLVIDIGWMISPLIFGFFSPVIGATWTFRVMGLFVVSAAAALYLQFWRKCKIG from the coding sequence ATGAAAAACATAAAACAGATAACGCTCATATTTCTCGCCTACTACGGCATAACGTGCTTTTCAAACATCTATTTCATCTTCGGCCCGTTCTATGAAAAAATGGGCGCGACCCCGCAGCAGACGGGCCTCTTCCTGAGCCTCTTCTACTTCGTCATGCTCATCTGCCGCCCGCTTGGAAGCAAAGTGATGGAAAAATTCGACATCAGACGCGCGCTTGTCGGCAGCTCCGCGCTCTGCGCCGCGGCCTCCGTAGGCGTCGCGCTTTCGCTGCACTGCGTGCCGCTGCTGCTCTTCTTCCGCGCACTCACAGGCCTCTGCGTCAGCGTATTTGCCGTCTCAGCCATCGCCGCCCAGTCTCTCTTGCTTGACGAAAAGGCGCGCGGCTTTGGCTTCGCGCTCTTCACCACCGGCTCGCTGCTGCCTATGGCCACCATCGTTCCCTTCTGCGACTGGCTCCAGCAAAATAATTACGACACGCTCTACCTGTGGCTTCCGGCGGCGACGGCCCTTCTCTGCACGGCTGTAAGCTGGCCCGTCAAGAATTTGAATTATCACGGCGAACACAAAAAAGCGTGGGGGAGCTACGCGGACCTGCTCAAAACACCCGCCATCCCAGCGCTGCTCGCCACCGCTATGGTCATGTCGCTCGCCGACGCAATGACGCTCTCCGTGGCCTCGCTTGCGAACGAACGTTTCATTACGGTATCCGCCTTCATGATAGCCTCCTCTCTCGCCGGCATCGCCATCAGAACTATAGCCTTCAGCCTCATCGCTAAAATCCCCCGCGTACACCTCGCCGCACCGGCCGCGGCACTTATGGGCGCGGGACTTATCGGCCTCTCGCTTTCCTCAGGAGGCGCCGCCTTTATGGCCTTCGGCGCGCTCTTTGGCATAGGTATAGGCATTGGCTTTCCAGTCGACCTCGCGCTCGTGGGCGACCTGCTCGCCCCGGAATACCGGCCAAAGGCGACGGGCCTAGTGCTTCTTGTCATCGACATAGGCTGGATGATAAGCCCGCTCATCTTCGGCTTCTTCTCGCCCGTCATAGGCGCCACGTGGACCTTCCGCGTAATGGGCCTCTTCGTCGTCTCAGCCGCCGCCGCCCTCTATCTGCAATTCTGGAGAAAATGTAAAATAGGCTGA
- a CDS encoding prepilin-type N-terminal cleavage/methylation domain-containing protein, translating to MNFRYNKKSQAFTLVELLIVLIIIGVLAGGLWLAFGGSDAKAQETACLGNRETIKTAWSMHKFANGSPVDLNTFVTNSNYKEFVDSGNCACPTTHKAYTVVDGQVYCEEHSSSQAEASVRDYIALKDADTLKNGSTAEILVIMDSLNKLLTEAMKDYKIDFNGEFNKTRINEMLAALSKNEAIAKSNIKDFLTTGTGGTLSDYAIGLNSSKQFNALMVKSGNDVYVVYANGAVYYCANQHSADSKSYLADQAKADAYCVDGATVMVNGTPAPSNWKKVR from the coding sequence ATGAACTTTCGATACAATAAAAAATCACAGGCATTCACGTTGGTGGAACTTTTAATAGTGCTCATAATCATAGGAGTGCTTGCGGGGGGCCTCTGGCTCGCCTTCGGCGGCTCGGACGCCAAAGCCCAGGAGACCGCCTGCCTCGGAAACCGCGAGACGATAAAAACGGCCTGGTCGATGCACAAATTCGCTAACGGTAGCCCTGTCGACTTAAATACATTTGTCACCAACAGCAATTACAAAGAATTTGTAGACAGCGGCAACTGTGCGTGTCCCACGACGCACAAAGCATACACCGTTGTAGATGGCCAAGTTTACTGCGAGGAGCATAGTTCCTCTCAAGCAGAGGCGTCCGTGAGAGATTATATAGCGTTGAAAGATGCCGATACCTTGAAAAATGGTAGCACAGCCGAAATATTAGTAATCATGGATTCATTAAATAAATTGCTCACAGAGGCGATGAAAGATTATAAGATTGATTTTAACGGCGAATTCAATAAAACCAGAATAAACGAAATGCTGGCAGCATTAAGTAAAAACGAAGCTATTGCTAAATCCAATATTAAAGATTTTTTGACAACTGGCACAGGTGGAACTCTGTCTGATTATGCCATAGGATTAAACAGCAGCAAACAATTTAACGCACTAATGGTTAAGTCAGGTAATGATGTGTATGTCGTCTATGCTAATGGTGCGGTTTATTATTGCGCAAACCAGCACAGCGCAGATAGTAAGTCTTATTTAGCAGATCAAGCTAAAGCTGATGCCTACTGCGTTGATGGAGCCACGGTTATGGTTAACGGCACACCGGCCCCATCCAATTGGAAAAAGGTTAGGTAG
- a CDS encoding Rrf2 family transcriptional regulator yields the protein MGELAQEPDRCLTTQQVAALLGTTEPHLSKVLQRLNKGGLIKSVRGPGGGYKLNCVPAETPLYSIFVLLGGPFEARGCSLAGCREHKCFIGDMVDELSRALFRYLESRTLADFTSYYSSGTDVSIEISVITPSLGQKHPNFGKIN from the coding sequence CTGGGCGAACTTGCTCAGGAACCTGACAGGTGTCTCACGACGCAGCAGGTGGCCGCGCTGCTCGGTACGACGGAGCCTCATCTTTCAAAAGTTTTGCAGCGCCTCAACAAAGGCGGCCTTATAAAATCTGTTCGAGGCCCGGGCGGCGGTTACAAGCTGAACTGCGTGCCCGCGGAGACGCCGCTTTATTCTATTTTTGTCCTTTTGGGCGGCCCCTTTGAAGCGAGGGGATGCAGCTTGGCCGGCTGCCGAGAGCACAAATGTTTCATCGGCGACATGGTCGACGAGCTTTCGCGCGCTCTCTTTCGTTATCTTGAATCACGCACGCTTGCGGACTTCACCTCTTATTATTCTTCCGGCACAGACGTAAGCATCGAAATTTCCGTTATCACCCCCAGCCTGGGGCAGAAGCACCCAAATTTTGGGAAAATAAACTAG
- a CDS encoding outer membrane protein transport protein: MKILKGIACALALLCAAQTAAFAEGFGVYEWSASGTAMGEAYMFGENDPAVLAYNPAQITKLDGKYMSIGTSWVNPAVSSSFNFMGKPEQDWDNEYSPAVIPYFYYAQKAGKNSWWGLALFARYGNQIEYDDMWPGRYDTVYSGIKGLTLQPTYAFKINDKLSMGVGLDINYIELRMKKDVPLIKDLSKFGASKSSYLADTHSDLQGDTTSIGWVASLMYDFTPKTSMAVMYRARVKHTMDADTDFDYSMTPYGRALMAANPAVGKQLLAGLPRTSGSHGTVTLPDSITIGLGHKFNDRTRMELSAVWTNWATYDNLDIYFDAAALKNTPALARKDWKASWRLGVGIEHKLSDKWSIMGGYVFDQSPVPYDTMDFTVPTGDRHRGSIGFKYRPNANGELAFAYSAIWAGTRDVYSHVGNMDFTSAHLHDGLTQIVSLGYTIKLK, encoded by the coding sequence TTGAAGATTTTGAAAGGTATTGCCTGCGCTTTGGCCCTCCTTTGCGCGGCGCAGACGGCGGCATTTGCGGAAGGCTTCGGCGTCTATGAGTGGAGCGCGTCGGGAACCGCTATGGGAGAGGCCTACATGTTCGGCGAAAACGACCCGGCCGTGCTCGCCTACAACCCGGCCCAGATAACAAAGCTGGACGGAAAATATATGAGCATTGGTACAAGCTGGGTCAACCCGGCGGTTTCCAGCTCATTCAACTTTATGGGCAAACCGGAACAGGATTGGGACAACGAATACAGCCCCGCAGTTATTCCTTATTTCTATTACGCGCAAAAAGCCGGTAAAAATTCATGGTGGGGCCTCGCCCTCTTCGCGCGCTACGGCAACCAGATAGAGTACGATGATATGTGGCCGGGACGCTACGACACGGTCTATTCTGGAATAAAGGGCCTAACGCTTCAGCCGACCTATGCCTTTAAGATCAACGACAAACTGTCGATGGGCGTCGGGCTGGACATCAACTACATTGAGCTTAGGATGAAAAAGGACGTTCCCTTGATAAAAGACCTGAGCAAATTTGGCGCATCTAAATCGTCATATCTTGCGGATACGCACTCCGATTTACAGGGCGACACTACGAGCATAGGCTGGGTCGCCTCCCTCATGTACGATTTCACACCCAAGACCTCTATGGCCGTTATGTATCGCGCGAGGGTCAAGCATACGATGGATGCCGACACAGATTTTGATTATTCCATGACTCCATACGGCAGGGCCCTGATGGCCGCAAACCCGGCTGTTGGCAAACAACTGCTTGCCGGCCTTCCCCGTACATCCGGCTCGCATGGAACCGTCACGCTGCCTGATTCCATCACCATAGGTTTGGGCCATAAGTTCAACGACAGAACGAGAATGGAATTGAGCGCTGTTTGGACGAACTGGGCCACCTATGACAACCTCGACATCTATTTTGACGCCGCCGCGCTCAAGAACACGCCTGCGCTCGCAAGAAAAGACTGGAAGGCCTCGTGGCGCCTTGGAGTAGGCATTGAGCATAAACTGAGCGATAAGTGGAGCATTATGGGCGGTTATGTCTTTGACCAGAGCCCCGTTCCCTACGACACGATGGATTTCACCGTTCCCACAGGCGACCGCCACAGGGGAAGCATAGGCTTTAAATATCGTCCGAACGCGAACGGCGAGTTGGCCTTTGCCTACAGCGCGATATGGGCTGGCACAAGAGACGTATATTCGCATGTAGGCAATATGGACTTCACCTCGGCGCATCTGCACGACGGCCTTACTCAGATCGTTTCGCTCGGCTACACCATCAAACTTAAGTAA
- a CDS encoding phosphoenolpyruvate carboxykinase (ATP): protein MATQGHFVDLESFKRLNATPIRTTIETAFYGNNVTPADDLKMAYDIAKNSPGTVELTGMPVFRPTELGLPEDSNVLLFNDGAIFGRCAAARRITGQPGVSVPEMATLIREAIHNGRFRRFYSAQAVIGLDEDFMVKAHLMTPEGFENNLYSWMLNFQYLNEEYAKRYANSRDLPNDGDLFVYTDPYWTHPDYPLGLAFFSPEQNCAAILGMRYFGEFKKGTLTLAWGAAARNGYASCHGGLKRYKLKDGSDKKYVLAVFGLSGSGKSTITHAKHNDKYDVTVLHDDAVIINVKDKYAIALEPAYFDKMQDYPIGCPDNKYLLSLQNCGVTVMEDGKTVVVSEDIRNGNGRAVKSRFWSPNRIDRIDEPLNAICWLMKDPTLPPVVKLTGPALASVMGSTLATKRTSAERLAPGIDPDALVIESYANPFRTYPLAMDYIRFRTLFEDGVECYIINTGSFMDKKVEKNTTLSILESIVEGKAEWKSFGGVPGMELMEVPGFVPDFTDWTYKQQFTNRMNDRLAFIKSRDTEKGGIDALPPDALRAIENVITSLK, encoded by the coding sequence ATGGCAACGCAGGGTCATTTTGTAGATTTGGAGAGCTTTAAAAGACTCAACGCCACACCAATCAGAACAACCATCGAGACGGCCTTCTATGGCAACAATGTAACTCCGGCAGACGACCTTAAGATGGCTTACGACATTGCAAAAAACAGCCCGGGAACTGTCGAGCTGACCGGTATGCCCGTATTTCGCCCCACGGAGCTTGGACTCCCTGAAGATTCAAACGTTCTGCTTTTTAACGACGGTGCGATCTTTGGACGCTGCGCCGCGGCGCGCAGGATAACGGGCCAGCCCGGCGTATCTGTGCCGGAAATGGCGACTCTTATCCGCGAGGCCATACACAACGGGCGTTTCCGCCGCTTCTATTCAGCGCAGGCGGTGATCGGCCTTGACGAGGACTTCATGGTCAAAGCGCACCTTATGACCCCAGAGGGCTTTGAAAACAACCTTTACAGTTGGATGCTGAACTTCCAGTATCTGAACGAAGAGTACGCTAAACGTTACGCGAACTCGCGCGACCTGCCAAACGACGGAGACCTTTTCGTCTACACAGACCCATATTGGACGCACCCCGACTATCCGCTTGGTCTCGCCTTCTTCTCGCCAGAGCAGAACTGCGCCGCCATCCTTGGAATGCGCTATTTCGGCGAGTTCAAGAAGGGGACGCTGACGCTCGCCTGGGGAGCCGCCGCGCGCAACGGATACGCCTCATGCCACGGCGGACTGAAACGTTACAAGCTTAAGGACGGCAGCGACAAAAAATACGTCCTCGCGGTATTCGGTCTCTCCGGCTCTGGAAAGTCCACCATCACTCACGCGAAGCACAACGATAAATACGACGTGACGGTGCTGCACGACGACGCCGTTATCATCAACGTCAAGGACAAATACGCGATAGCGCTTGAACCGGCCTACTTTGACAAGATGCAGGATTACCCGATAGGCTGCCCAGACAATAAGTATCTGCTTTCATTGCAGAACTGCGGCGTCACAGTCATGGAAGACGGCAAAACAGTCGTCGTCAGCGAAGACATCCGCAACGGCAACGGACGCGCCGTGAAGTCGCGCTTCTGGTCGCCGAACAGGATAGACCGCATCGACGAGCCGCTCAACGCCATTTGCTGGCTGATGAAGGACCCGACTCTGCCCCCCGTCGTCAAGCTTACAGGCCCCGCGCTTGCCTCTGTTATGGGTTCGACGCTGGCCACGAAGCGCACTTCGGCTGAGCGCCTCGCCCCCGGCATCGACCCGGACGCGCTCGTCATCGAAAGCTACGCAAACCCGTTCCGCACCTATCCGCTTGCTATGGACTACATCCGCTTCCGCACGCTCTTTGAGGACGGAGTGGAGTGTTACATCATAAATACCGGCTCGTTCATGGACAAGAAGGTCGAAAAGAACACGACGCTTTCCATCCTCGAATCTATAGTCGAGGGGAAGGCAGAATGGAAGAGCTTCGGCGGCGTCCCTGGGATGGAGCTTATGGAGGTTCCCGGCTTTGTTCCCGACTTTACCGACTGGACCTATAAGCAGCAGTTTACAAACAGGATGAACGACCGCCTCGCCTTTATAAAATCACGCGACACGGAAAAGGGCGGCATCGACGCGCTCCCGCCGGACGCGCTGCGGGCGATAGAAAATGTGATCACGTCGCTTAAGTAA
- a CDS encoding ABC transporter ATP-binding protein, translated as MTATTENNKAVEIKGLTIDFKSRGAQHKNRAIDGLELMLERGGTLSIVGESGSGKSTLLRAVMALIPPTSGTVSLFGRDTAKLSASELRALRRRCGYVPQDPYGALPPGLSVIEAVMEPEVIANVRGSKEERRARAQSLLAEVGLTDERILNSRAVGLSGGQRQRVELARALTLCPELLLCDEPTSMQDASTRGEIIEVLRRRTEAGMSMLFVTHDLLLAARAAKNIIVLKDGKLCESGAACEVLKNPRHPYTRALLDALPKFA; from the coding sequence ATGACCGCGACCACGGAAAACAACAAAGCAGTCGAGATAAAAGGACTTACGATAGATTTCAAATCACGAGGCGCACAACATAAAAACCGCGCGATAGACGGCCTCGAACTTATGCTTGAAAGGGGCGGAACGCTCTCCATCGTGGGGGAATCGGGCAGCGGCAAAAGCACGCTACTACGCGCCGTGATGGCGCTCATCCCTCCCACGTCGGGCACAGTCTCCCTCTTTGGCCGCGACACGGCGAAACTTTCAGCCTCCGAGCTAAGAGCTCTGCGCAGGCGCTGCGGCTATGTCCCGCAGGACCCGTACGGCGCGCTGCCGCCGGGCCTCTCCGTAATAGAGGCGGTCATGGAGCCGGAGGTCATAGCAAACGTGCGCGGCTCAAAAGAAGAACGCAGAGCCCGCGCGCAGTCGCTGCTTGCCGAGGTAGGGCTCACAGACGAAAGGATATTGAACTCACGCGCCGTCGGCCTCTCCGGGGGCCAACGCCAGCGCGTGGAGCTTGCGCGCGCTCTGACGCTTTGTCCCGAGCTGCTTTTGTGCGACGAGCCAACCTCAATGCAGGACGCCTCCACGCGCGGCGAAATAATAGAGGTGCTGCGCCGCCGCACGGAGGCGGGAATGTCGATGCTCTTCGTTACGCACGACCTGCTGCTTGCCGCGCGCGCCGCAAAAAACATCATAGTGCTAAAAGATGGAAAGCTATGCGAAAGCGGAGCCGCCTGCGAAGTGCTGAAAAATCCGCGCCACCCTTACACAAGGGCGCTGCTTGACGCGCTGCCGAAATTCGCCTGA
- a CDS encoding ABC transporter ATP-binding protein — MMLEIKNLNVTYNVKESSSADGRAVRDLSLSLPEESFSALIGESGSGKSTVLMTLLGLLPSGAFASGEISYRGNNILNAPEETLARLRQREIALIPQGALNSFTPVITIGRHIEEVLYVHLGLKGDGARQRITELLAEVELPADTARRYPHELSGGQKQRAAIALALSCAPKLVLADEPTTALDVITQAAILKLLERLRRDKKLTVLLVTHDLPLAASACDMLFVMKDGRLIENGSPKNLIEAPREAHTKALIAAML; from the coding sequence ATGATGCTAGAAATAAAAAACCTAAACGTCACATACAACGTAAAAGAGAGCTCATCGGCGGACGGCCGTGCCGTCCGTGACCTGTCGCTTTCGCTGCCGGAAGAATCCTTCAGCGCCCTCATCGGAGAATCAGGAAGCGGCAAAAGCACCGTGCTGATGACGCTGCTTGGGCTGCTTCCGTCCGGCGCTTTCGCAAGCGGCGAAATATCATACAGGGGAAACAACATATTGAACGCGCCGGAAGAGACGCTGGCGCGGCTGCGCCAGCGTGAGATCGCGCTCATACCGCAGGGGGCGCTGAACTCATTCACGCCCGTAATAACCATAGGCCGGCACATAGAAGAGGTGCTTTATGTCCATCTCGGACTAAAGGGCGACGGCGCGCGTCAGAGGATAACGGAGCTGCTTGCCGAAGTCGAGCTTCCGGCGGATACGGCGCGACGCTACCCGCACGAACTATCCGGCGGGCAGAAGCAGCGCGCCGCCATAGCGCTTGCGCTTTCATGCGCGCCAAAGCTTGTGCTGGCGGACGAGCCTACGACGGCGCTCGACGTCATAACGCAGGCCGCCATATTAAAGCTGCTGGAGCGCCTGCGCCGCGACAAAAAGCTCACAGTGCTGCTCGTCACTCACGACCTGCCGCTTGCCGCCTCCGCCTGCGACATGCTCTTTGTGATGAAGGACGGACGGCTCATCGAAAACGGCAGCCCGAAAAATCTAATAGAAGCACCGCGCGAGGCGCACACAAAGGCGCTAATTGCGGCGATGCTGTAG
- a CDS encoding ABC transporter permease — protein sequence MKEILTRKSVIAFILISLIGAAGPFLLPQSPYTLAGAPFARPVWWRAGTLSATQSYETKLNGVEIDWNCGPPAIFSLTGKIEAARGAAVKIIWRTPEGDILLDELSGSAVYWINMDGRDMIFKQRIGLPLVSKSTSRLFPTHGKYSLHVTGAARAELSLSLPGERQGLLGTDQRGRDVFTLLIYGIRTSLIIGIAATVIASLLGMGFGLAAGYIGGWCDALIMRFVDILLSIPTLPILMVLAGIWGKGLWQLVLILSIFSWMGTARSIRALVLTVRESPWVEALRALGAKRGYILRRHLVPETAPILLANIALGVPGAILSEAGLAFLGLSDPRLISWGRMLHEAHSFGAFTEGAWWLLLPPGLGIVAVCLIFLDMGKFLEEKIDPRLNAK from the coding sequence ATGAAGGAGATACTTACAAGAAAAAGCGTCATAGCCTTCATATTGATCTCGCTCATAGGCGCGGCGGGGCCGTTTTTACTCCCGCAGTCTCCATACACGCTGGCTGGCGCTCCGTTTGCGCGTCCCGTCTGGTGGCGTGCGGGCACCCTCTCCGCAACGCAAAGCTACGAAACGAAGCTGAACGGCGTGGAGATAGACTGGAACTGCGGGCCTCCTGCGATATTTTCGCTAACAGGCAAAATTGAGGCGGCACGCGGCGCCGCGGTAAAAATAATCTGGCGCACGCCGGAAGGCGACATCCTGCTTGACGAACTTAGCGGCAGCGCCGTCTACTGGATAAACATGGACGGGCGCGACATGATCTTCAAACAACGCATCGGGCTGCCCCTTGTCAGCAAAAGCACATCGCGCCTCTTCCCCACGCACGGCAAGTACAGCCTTCACGTCACAGGAGCGGCGCGCGCGGAGCTTTCGCTCTCGCTGCCCGGAGAGCGTCAGGGGCTGCTCGGCACCGACCAGCGCGGCCGCGACGTCTTTACGCTGCTCATCTACGGCATACGCACCTCGCTCATCATCGGCATTGCGGCGACTGTCATAGCGAGCCTGCTGGGCATGGGCTTCGGACTGGCGGCGGGCTACATCGGCGGCTGGTGCGACGCGCTCATCATGCGGTTTGTAGACATCCTTCTTTCCATTCCGACGCTGCCCATCCTCATGGTGCTCGCCGGCATCTGGGGAAAGGGCCTCTGGCAGCTCGTTCTGATACTTTCGATATTCTCATGGATGGGGACGGCGCGCTCTATACGCGCGCTGGTGCTGACGGTGCGCGAGAGCCCGTGGGTCGAGGCGCTGCGCGCGCTTGGCGCAAAACGCGGCTATATCCTGCGGCGCCACCTCGTGCCGGAGACGGCGCCTATACTGCTTGCAAACATCGCGCTTGGAGTGCCCGGCGCGATACTCTCCGAGGCCGGGCTTGCCTTCCTTGGCCTCTCCGATCCGCGCCTCATCTCATGGGGGCGAATGCTGCACGAAGCGCACTCCTTCGGAGCCTTCACGGAGGGCGCGTGGTGGCTGCTGCTGCCTCCGGGCCTTGGCATAGTGGCGGTCTGTCTCATATTTTTGGATATGGGGAAATTCCTGGAGGAAAAGATAGATCCGAGGCTCAACGCGAAATGA